A part of Streptomyces sp. RKAG293 genomic DNA contains:
- a CDS encoding fatty acid desaturase translates to MLLALTLLAAGAALRQVDRIHFARHRPHMARAAELIALQRARANNWTPTVLLVGQWVQIAGWWSLAGHGAGAAIAATLAVAVQLRHLQEIGHAAVHGILARTARANLLLAEALVQLPLGLAPATTRRQRHVRDHHPNATLATDPNLAELHRAGLLPGVTGPRFIAALMYPLTARGLAVTAADLAANLLRSPGRWTRAAAVGAVLSAAYLIGGWTAVVCGVLIPRLVLYPQLAWLSLVVEHTWFDPEPRSGAPAYVEAGRCLRLYPRNRALALLAATTWLPYGDLYHYAHSAHPGVRWNYLPALERHLGAPHFTPAGLLHGSGSVARRHLAALTLSPSAAVAPVTAPARAG, encoded by the coding sequence ATGCTGCTCGCATTAACCCTCCTTGCCGCCGGTGCGGCTCTGCGCCAGGTCGATCGGATCCACTTCGCCCGGCACCGGCCGCACATGGCCCGCGCCGCCGAACTCATCGCCCTGCAGCGCGCCCGCGCCAACAACTGGACGCCCACCGTGCTGCTGGTCGGGCAATGGGTGCAGATAGCCGGCTGGTGGAGCCTGGCCGGGCACGGCGCTGGGGCCGCGATCGCGGCCACGCTCGCCGTCGCCGTCCAGCTCCGCCACCTGCAGGAGATCGGGCACGCCGCGGTCCACGGCATCCTGGCCCGCACCGCCCGCGCGAACCTGCTGCTCGCCGAGGCCCTGGTGCAGCTCCCCCTCGGCCTGGCCCCCGCGACCACCCGCCGACAGCGGCACGTGCGCGACCACCACCCCAACGCCACGCTGGCCACCGACCCGAACCTCGCCGAACTCCACCGGGCCGGCCTGCTCCCCGGCGTCACCGGCCCCCGCTTCATCGCCGCCCTCATGTACCCGCTCACCGCCCGCGGCCTGGCCGTCACCGCCGCCGATCTGGCCGCGAACCTGCTGCGCTCACCGGGCCGGTGGACCCGCGCGGCCGCCGTCGGAGCGGTGCTGTCCGCCGCCTACCTCATCGGTGGCTGGACCGCCGTGGTCTGCGGTGTGCTCATCCCCCGGCTTGTGCTGTACCCGCAGCTCGCGTGGTTGTCCTTGGTGGTGGAGCACACCTGGTTCGATCCCGAACCGCGCAGCGGCGCCCCGGCCTACGTCGAAGCCGGCCGGTGCCTGCGCCTGTACCCACGAAACCGCGCCCTGGCGCTCCTTGCCGCCACGACTTGGCTCCCCTACGGCGACCTGTACCACTACGCGCACTCCGCCCACCCCGGCGTGCGGTGGAACTACCTGCCGGCCCTGGAGCGCCACCTGGGCGCACCGCACTTCACCCCTGCTGGCCTGCTCCATGGCTCCGGATCGGTCGCCCGCCGGCACCTGGCAGCCCTCACCCTCAGCCCCTCCGCCGCGGTGGCACCGGTCACCGCACCCGCCCGCGCTGGGTGA